One genomic segment of Hordeum vulgare subsp. vulgare chromosome 2H, MorexV3_pseudomolecules_assembly, whole genome shotgun sequence includes these proteins:
- the LOC123429705 gene encoding probable carboxylesterase 18 has translation MASPDSPSPGKPPLPWRVRLLVGAVSILHSASLRGDGTVNRPLLSLFERTVPPSPAPDAAGVSSSDHAVSSHLRVRLLVPAPAASGSQLPVLVYFHGGGFVFHSVATAQFDTLCRRLAASIPAVVASVDYRLAPEHCVPSAYDDGEVALRWALAGAGGALPSPPTAVFVAGDSAGGNVAHHVAARLQRSVAGLVLLQPFFGGEAQTASEQRLCHAPFGAPERLAWLWRAFLPPGATRDHESANVPAAIQRDGAAAGRWRAFPPTLVCVGGWDVHQDRQRAYAHALQAAGAEEVRVAEFPDAIHAFYVFEDLPDSKRLLADVADFVNRRAAEHLDARVNN, from the coding sequence ATGGCGTCGCCGGATTCTCCGTCACCGGGGAAGCCCCCTCTGCCGTGGCGGGTGCGCCTGCTCGTGGGCGCAGTCTCCATCCTACACTCCGCGTCCCTCCGCGGCGACGGGACCGTCAACCGACCCCTCCTCTCACTATTCGAACGCACCGTCCCGCCTAGCCCCGCACCCGATGCCGCCGGCGTGTCGTCCTCCGACCACGCCGTCTCCAGCCACCTACGCGTCCGCCTGCTCGTTCCAGCGCCGGCCGCTAGCGGCAGCCAGCTGCCAGTGCTTGTATATTTCCACGGCGGCGGCTTCGTGTTCCACTCCGTGGCGACAGCCCAGTTCGACACTCTGTGCCGCCGCCTCGCCGCGTCCATCCCGGCCGTCGTCGCCTCCGTGGACTACCGGCTCGCGCCCGAGCACTGCGTCCCTTCCGCTTACGACGACGGCGAGGTGGCCCTCCGATGGGCACTGGCCGGCGCGGGGGGAGCCCTACCGTCTCCCCCCACCGCCGTCTTTGTCGCCGGGGATAGCGCGGGCGGCAACGTTGCCCACCACGTCGCCGCACGCCTGCAGCGCAGCGTGGCTGGGCTGGTCCTGCTGCAGCCGTTCTTCGGCGGCGAGGCGCAGACCGCGTCCGAGCAGCGGCTCTGCCACGCGCCGTTCGGGGCGCCGGAGCGGCTGGCGTGGCTGTGGCGCGCGTTCCTGCCGCCGGGCGCCACTCGGGACCACGAGTCGGCCAACGTGCCGGCCGCGATCCAGCGCGATGGTGCCGCTGCGGGGAGGTGGCGCGCGTTCCCGCCGACGCTGGTGTGCGTGGGCGGGTGGGACGTGCACCAGGACCGGCAGAGGGCGTACGCGCACGCGCTGCAAGCCGCCGGCGCCGAGGAGGTCCGCGTCGCGGAGTTCCCCGACGCCATCCACGCGTTCTACGTGTTCGAGGACCTCCCGGACAGCAAGAGGCTGCTGGCCGACGTGGCCGATTTCGTTAACCGGCGAGCCGCCGAACACCTCGATGCGCGAGTGAACAACTAG